The Vicia villosa cultivar HV-30 ecotype Madison, WI linkage group LG1, Vvil1.0, whole genome shotgun sequence genome includes a region encoding these proteins:
- the LOC131602104 gene encoding uncharacterized protein LOC131602104, with protein sequence MNCAAAATPLVAPLPSPTSLLSLNSSDVVEVKPNQNGYKWRLVLAYDGTRYAGWQYQESPPTIQCAIEKALIQTTKLQRKDLQLVGASRTDAGVHAWGQVAHFLTPFNYENLDRIHAALNGLLPSDIRLREISPASDEFHARFSVKSKIYHYKIYSDTVMDPFQRHFAYHNMYKLNSAAMREAAQYFIGKHDFSAFENASHNDRVPDPVKHIFRFGVKEMGALLQLEVEGSGFLYRQVRNMVALLLQVGKEAIPPDIVPHIMASRDRTELAKYSFFLPPHGLCLVSINYNESHLLPPPDSPAKSFGMHHTIRKCKAVFLD encoded by the exons ATGAATTGTGCTGCCGCAGCAACACCACTGGTTGCTCCGTTGCCATCTCCAACTTCCCTTCTTTCG TTGAATTCTAGTGATGTTGTGGAAGTGAAACCCAATCAAAATGGGTATAAGTGGCGCTTGGTTTTGGCATATGATGGAACCAGATATGCAG GTTGGCAATATCAGGAGTCTCCCCCCACTATACAATGCGCAATCGAAAAAGCTTTAATTCAAACAACAAAGCTTCAAAGGAAGGATCTTCAGTTGGTTGGTGCAAGCAGAACTGATGCAGGAGTCCATGCCTGGGGTCAG GTTGCACATTTTCTTACACCCTTTAATTACGAAAACTTGGATAGAATTCACGCGGCTTTAAATGGTCTTCTTCCTTCTGATATCCGACTTAGAGAGATCAGCCCTGCGTCCGATGAATTCCATGCTCGGTTTTCGGTAAAAAGTAAGATTTATCATTACAAGATTTACAGTGATACCGTCATGGATCCGTTCCAGCGCCATTTCGCTTACCATAATATGTATAAACTCAATAGCGCTGCTATGAGAGAAGCTGCGCAATATTTTATTGGGAAGCACGATTTCTCTgctttcgaaaatgcatctcatAATGATCGCGTACCTGATCCAGTGAAACATATTTTCCGATTTGGCGTGAAAGAAATG GGAGCTCTTTTACAGCTAGAAGTCGAAGGCTCGGGTTTCTTGTACAGACAAGTCCGAAACATG GTGGCTTTATTGCTTCAAGTAGGTAAGGAAGCGATTCCTCCGGACATTGTTCCACATATTATGGCAAGTCGAGATCGCACGGAGCTtgcaaaatactcgttttttctTCCACCACACGGTCTTTGTCTTGTTTCTATCAACTATAATGAAAGTCACTTGCTGCCTCCACCAGATTCCCCTGCAAAAAGTTTTGGTATGCATCATACCATAAGAAAATGCAAAGCTGTGTTTTTGGACTGA